The following proteins come from a genomic window of Megalobrama amblycephala isolate DHTTF-2021 linkage group LG1, ASM1881202v1, whole genome shotgun sequence:
- the LOC125274166 gene encoding zinc-binding protein A33-like, with protein MASGALIHVSHYLGNLQFRVWKKMQDIVQNTPVILDPNTANPFLILSDDLTSVRENRNKQPLPDNPERFDCVLGSEGFNSGTHCWDVEVKETLLE; from the exons ATGGCTTCTGGAGCTTTGATTCATGTGTCACATTACTTGGGCAACCTACAGTTTAGAGTCTGGAAGAAGATGCAGGACATCGTCCAAAACA CTCCTGTGATTCTGGATCCAAACACTGCAAATCCATTTCTCATCCTGTCTGATGATCTGACCAGTGTGAGagaaaacaggaacaaacagccGCTTCCTGataatccagagagatttgactGTGTTCTGGGTTCAGAGGGttttaactcaggaacacactgCTGGGATGTGGAGGTTAAAGAAACTCTCTTGGAGTAA